A window of Chryseobacterium shandongense genomic DNA:
AATCTTTTCCAAAAGATTTGTATTTATGTTAGTACAGAAAATGCCAAGCTGATGCACTTTTATAAATCATTGATTTAGCTTAGTGGAGTTCAACAGCTCTTTAATATCCACTTTTAATAGTTCAGCTATCTGTGCTAGCGTTTCGATTGAAGGTTGTACTTCGTTGGTACACCAGCGAGAAACCGTACTTTCACTTTTGTTCAATTCTTTAGCTAACCATTTACTAGTTTTTGACTTTTCAATTAGCACTATCTTGAGTCGATTGATTTTCATTTGACGCCATTAAATACGCATATCATGCGAATTTAATGTTATTTGTAAAGCCAGCCAAGATTTTTCGGGAAATATATCTCACGTACAGCACAAGAAAATATAACCGGACTAGTAGCAGAACACAAAGGACAGCTAGACCAACTAACGTATTCCAGTACCGATATTGTCAGAACTAGTTTCGACGAGAGGAAAAGTAAGTTTATACAATTATTAGCAGTACGCATTGAAAAATTAGTAACTAAAACTATAAGTTTTGCATCAAGTGGTAAACGAGCTTTGGGAATCGGTGGTATAGATAAGGGATATTATAGCGAACGGAAGCTAGACAAGCTGTTGTTGTATATTTATATAAGCAATATAATACTGAGCGGAACCTTTGCATTAAATTGTATTAAGTACTTCTATATTTTTCGGCCTTTTCTTCTCTGTTTCTCTTGCGGATTTTTTTCGGACTCTTGTTTCTGATTTTCCTTTCTTGATTTTTTCATTTGCGCTAAATTCTCTTTGATTTTTTGAGGGACATAGATATCCCCCCATTTTGCTCGCTTCGCCTTAAAAGTCATCTGAAGATCTATAGCCTCCAAACCGTCCTTTAGATCATAACCGTGCTGCCTGTTCCATCCAATAGGGTCCATCTTTAATTCACTTGGTATTTCCACTACAACAAAGTCTTTTGGAATTGCAGTGATGGTATTATAGTCAATATTCCCTGGTTCCTTTTTCTGAGGATTGTATGGAAAGATGTATTTGCCGGTTAAATCATTAAAATTAACTTCAATATCCGAAAAACTGATGCCATTGGATAGAAAATCATCTTTGGGTCTCAATTTATTCATTCGTATATCCACAAAAAAAATGTGTCCCTCGATTGCTATCGTTGGCAGCATCCCTTTGTTCACCCGCAAATCATAGGCTTCCTGATTAATTTCATTTTCCATAACCGATGCTTTTAAAGACAAAGGGAAGTCTATACAAACTCCCCAATGTCAAAATCACCTAAACTACGTTTCCGCATGGTGGAAGGGTCGGCCTCTGTTTCAGGTAAGATTGTGCTATCCAAAAGTTCGGCAATTTTTCGGGAAGCACCATCAATGGAACTTTCCAGCAGGCTGAATAATTCGGTCCCTTGTAATCTTTGAACTATCGCTACCGCAGTTTGCTTTTGAGATTGTTCCAAATTCTCTTTTTGAAGCAACACCCCTACGGAGCTTAGTTCGTCATAGGTAACTCCTTGGGCAAGACCGTTATCGCCACCGGATATTCCATACCTGTTCCATTCTTCTTCCTCTTCCTGCAAATCAGGCATATTACTGAAAACTTCGTCCAGCTCTTCCTGCGCAATTTGAATACGGAGATTTTCATTCTCGTCGTATTCTATGTCTAAATTATCAGGGTTAAGTTCCGGTTCTGTGATTTGGCTTTCATTGGCAGCAATTGGCGCTGAAAGACTTCTTACCGGCTTGGGTTGTCCCATAATATCAGAAAGGACCGGATTTACTTTTACCGGCTTCTGCCTTTGCTCAGACCTTTTCTGAATGACAATCTTATCCTGTAAAAGCAAGACAATAATAATTAGCAGACATATGACAATTACGGTTTCCATATTACAAATTTGTTTTTTGGTTTTCATTATATAAGGTGTTAATTCGCTCCACATTATCTGTTTCACATAAATCTTTCATAACAAATCTTTTTAAAAGATGGGCTTATAATGCTCATTGTAATAATTCGTAATATCCTCTTCAAATTCTTGGAAGTGATGTTCCAGTATATTATCGATATAGGAATAAAGAGTGATTTTATCTTCCCGTGATAACTGCACGATCCGAAGTAATCGTTCGTGATATTCCGGGCGTATATAGACTACTTTACCAGTACGCCCTGAAGGAAATCTGTTGATCAAAAACATTTCCTCGTAATCCAGTTTTTTAGGAACTCGCTCACGAATTTTATCTTTGACTTTGATTTCTTTTTTTGCTTCCGATTGCGCGGAAGTTTCAGGTGCAGACGAGGACTTATTACCACTCATTAGATTCATAATGAGTTCTTCATCGACCTCGGGTTTATCGGAATCTGCTCTTCTTGTATCGCTTGGCATGGTTAG
This region includes:
- a CDS encoding conjugal transfer protein TraD, whose translation is MKTKKQICNMETVIVICLLIIIVLLLQDKIVIQKRSEQRQKPVKVNPVLSDIMGQPKPVRSLSAPIAANESQITEPELNPDNLDIEYDENENLRIQIAQEELDEVFSNMPDLQEEEEEWNRYGISGGDNGLAQGVTYDELSSVGVLLQKENLEQSQKQTAVAIVQRLQGTELFSLLESSIDGASRKIAELLDSTILPETEADPSTMRKRSLGDFDIGEFV
- a CDS encoding DUF3408 domain-containing protein gives rise to the protein MPSDTRRADSDKPEVDEELIMNLMSGNKSSSAPETSAQSEAKKEIKVKDKIRERVPKKLDYEEMFLINRFPSGRTGKVVYIRPEYHERLLRIVQLSREDKITLYSYIDNILEHHFQEFEEDITNYYNEHYKPIF
- a CDS encoding helix-turn-helix transcriptional regulator — encoded protein: MKINRLKIVLIEKSKTSKWLAKELNKSESTVSRWCTNEVQPSIETLAQIAELLKVDIKELLNSTKLNQ